The following DNA comes from Cellulophaga sp. HaHa_2_95.
CTCTACCACGCCAATATAGGATAACAAAAAAGTACTGTACGCTAAATATTTATTTGCTTTAACGCGGAAGGTTTTCTGTGTTAAAAGAACTACGGCGAAAAGCAGACCTTGAATTAAGCTTACAAAAACTAGAATTTCTAGCACATTTAAATTCATTCCGATGTGGTAAATTTTTTTATACTTCTTTTAGTGTGATGTGTTCGTGTATGAGATGAACGATCTTCAATTTTTCAGTGTTACCTCATCACGATGCCTGAAAATGAAGCTCCATCGTTTTATTCGTTTTTCGTGTTAAATGCTATCTCTTTAAAAGTTTCTGGATCTTCTTCAGAAAAAGGTTGAGGCTCAAGATGCGCATGACCTTCATCATACATAGTTCCCGTGTCTTTTTTTATCTTGTACCAAGACTCTTGTATTTCAGAAACCACACGAACAGCATAATAATCTTCTTTCTCACGGATAATGAGGGAACCTTCAAAATTCGTAAGGTCAGACGCATTTAAATTAGGGATGGCTTCCACAACAATAGCGATATGTTCCGTAGCCGTTGCTGTTTCTTGGTATATAGGAATAGCGGTGGTAGGTCTAAAATCTTCAGGGTTTGCAATGGTATTAGAAAATAGCGCGCCCGTCATAAGATGAACACCCATTGTATATTTAAAGATTGAATTTTGGGGCAAGTAGAGCACGGGGTTAGAAAAAACTACATACACTTCTTTACCATTGGTTTGTACGCTATTTGTAGAAAAAGTAGTTAAACTAGCTTTTTTATCTAAAGCTGTTAATGCCTGTTGGATGATAGCATCTTTCCCTAAATTCACCAGTTTTCTCACCTCTTTATTCATTTTTACTTTTTCTTTTTTAGGGGATTGGGCATTGCAATAGGAAAAAAATACAAGGAGTGGAATTAATAAATGGACCGTATATTTTTTCATGAGTTGTTTTTAAGAGCTAGATGCTATGATTTGAACGCTAACGTATAAAAGTAAGTATATTAAGCATCATACAGTTTAAAATAAGCAATCAATCCAAACTTTCGTTCCGGACCCATGGTAATAAATTCCTCCATTTCAGTTTTAGTAACCGTACCATCTCTATTAAAATCTGAAGCACTTAAATGCCCATTGGGATCAGGACTTCTAGGTTTGTCTTTTAATCTATCATCTTGATTTTTTCAACCAAAAAAGGATAGGATAAGAAGTCCGAATACTATTATTTTTTAATCTGTTCATTGTAGTGATTCGTTTATAAATTATTATTTTTTTCGAAAAGATTGTACCAATATATACAGCGCGATTAACACCGAAGGGATCATTACAAAAACTCCGGGAAGGAGTAGCAATTTAATAAGACAGCCATCTCCAGAACAAGCTCTGTTCCCCTTTAGAAGTAGTGTACTTGAAAAAATAATGCCGGTGATGGCTAATGTGAATAGCAACCAACTTATCAATCTATTTTTCATACTTAAGTTTGGATTTCTAGCCTCTCCTACACAGGACGAATGTACCATTAAAGATAGCGCTAAAAAATCAGTTAGATTCCCAAAGGGTGGGAGAACAATCCGAAAGCAAAAGGTACATACACCTTTAATTTTGTATGGATGAATTAATGTAAGCTAATGACTTTAGTTATTTTCCATACATTGTTGGTGTGCTGCCACATGATTATAAATTTACTGGGTACAGCAACCGCATTGGGCTCCTGCTTATTAAAAAATGTATGGTATCCTATTTCAACCGCGCCATAATCTTTTATAGGATATACTTCTAAACTACCTTTTACGAGCGTTCTGGTGATCTTATTGCAAATATTCTTTTTCGTTCCTTCAATAATTTTCTCCTTGGAGGTCATTAAGCCCCCTTTATCATGGTAAAACTCAATATTGTCCGAATATATAGAAGCTTGTTTTTCTAAATTACAGTGGTTATAGGCATCAAAAAAGTTAGCATCTAATGCTGCAATAGTTTTATGCAATGTGGCGTCTACGGGAGAATATTTAGGAATAGTATTGGAGTTGCCTTCTATTTTGGTGGCTTTGCAAGACAAAAGTATGAGTAGGGGTAGTGCCATGCTCAAGAAAAATTTGGATGCGCTCATAATTGGTCTTTTTTTAAAAAGACGAATTAAAAGTATACTTGTTACAGTAGACGTGAAATAAGCTTAGCTAGATCTGACAAGGAATAGCAGAGAGGCCCTATTTGCACCATTCTAAAAGCTATTACAATGAATATTTTACTATGGG
Coding sequences within:
- a CDS encoding nuclear transport factor 2 family protein; the encoded protein is MSASKFFLSMALPLLILLSCKATKIEGNSNTIPKYSPVDATLHKTIAALDANFFDAYNHCNLEKQASIYSDNIEFYHDKGGLMTSKEKIIEGTKKNICNKITRTLVKGSLEVYPIKDYGAVEIGYHTFFNKQEPNAVAVPSKFIIMWQHTNNVWKITKVISLH